The following coding sequences lie in one Pseudomonas syringae CC1557 genomic window:
- a CDS encoding DUF1656 domain-containing protein — protein sequence MPREIAFHGLYMPTLTLMFLIAAALAWALDRLLADFDLYRHFWHPALLRLSLFVCIFGALALPLYR from the coding sequence ATGCCGCGTGAAATAGCCTTCCACGGTCTATACATGCCGACCCTGACCTTGATGTTTCTTATAGCTGCGGCCCTGGCCTGGGCGCTGGATCGGCTGCTGGCCGATTTCGACCTGTATCGGCATTTCTGGCACCCGGCGTTGCTGCGCCTGAGCCTGTTCGTCTGCATCTTCGGCGCTCTGGCGCTGCCCCTTTACCGTTGA
- a CDS encoding FUSC family protein encodes MTNSLQRLSALPWRREFNSWARSDGVTWIYIFKVLTAAFLTYWLALRLELPQPRTALITVFIVMQPQSGQVFAKSFYRLLGTLAGSALMVVLMALFAQDPVPFLGCLALWVGICSAGAARYRNFRAYGFVLAGYTAAMVGLPALAHPQGAFMAAVWRVLEITLGILCSTAVSAAILPQSSSAAMRNALYLRFGVFARFVAEGLRGDISRAAFETGNVRFVAEAIGLEGMRSVTVFEDPHMRRRNGRLNRLNSEFMAVTTRFNALHQLLERLRKQHAETVLTHIDPGLETLADLLDAFADRALTNDDAAVLVSRLETCKAQLPDRVRRLRSALENTSPSEAERLDFHTAFELLYRLISELLDYARTHASLADHTHVREQWKESFVSRTHWLTALASGVRATSVVGLMSAWWVLTAWPSGASMILASAATVALSSTTHNPRRMSFQMACGTLFGALLGFIETFFLFPHIDGFALLCMLLAPIFMFGAFLGSRPQWTGYGLGLLIFFSLGSVPDNLTVYNPYTFINDYIAMIIGMLICAAAGAIILPPNSRWMWQQLEQALRNQVVFAISAPLHRLGSSFESQTRDLMHQAYGLAVSKPLVQRALLSWMFVVLEIGHAIIELRREQSVLPIHPAYAEYQPWRITLRIMGRALVRLFIQPDTVNLQRCLLAVDQAIQRVQEADEPFASHFDTSVLRRVKSYLHFIRTSLLDPQSPLAAYGLEHAFSGSAHAA; translated from the coding sequence ATGACCAACAGCCTGCAACGTCTCTCAGCCTTGCCCTGGCGGCGCGAGTTCAACAGTTGGGCGCGCAGTGACGGGGTGACGTGGATCTACATCTTCAAGGTGTTGACCGCCGCTTTTCTGACTTACTGGCTGGCCCTGCGCCTGGAGTTGCCACAGCCGCGCACGGCGCTGATCACGGTCTTCATCGTGATGCAGCCGCAGAGCGGGCAGGTGTTTGCCAAGAGTTTTTATCGACTGCTGGGCACATTGGCCGGATCGGCGCTGATGGTGGTGCTGATGGCGCTGTTTGCGCAAGACCCGGTGCCTTTCCTCGGCTGTCTGGCGCTGTGGGTCGGAATCTGCTCGGCAGGCGCGGCGCGTTATCGCAACTTTCGTGCTTACGGGTTTGTGCTCGCCGGTTACACCGCCGCGATGGTCGGCCTGCCAGCACTGGCTCATCCGCAAGGTGCGTTCATGGCCGCCGTGTGGCGCGTGCTGGAAATCACGCTGGGCATTCTCTGCTCAACGGCCGTCAGTGCTGCGATTCTGCCGCAGAGCTCCAGCGCCGCCATGCGCAACGCGCTGTACCTGCGCTTCGGGGTATTCGCTCGCTTCGTGGCCGAAGGCCTGCGCGGCGATATTTCACGCGCGGCGTTTGAAACCGGCAACGTACGTTTTGTTGCAGAGGCCATCGGCCTTGAGGGTATGCGCAGCGTCACGGTCTTCGAAGACCCGCACATGCGGCGCCGCAACGGCCGGCTCAATCGCCTGAACAGCGAGTTCATGGCCGTCACCACGCGCTTCAATGCGCTGCACCAATTGCTCGAACGACTTCGTAAACAGCACGCGGAGACCGTGTTGACGCATATCGATCCCGGCCTGGAAACCCTGGCCGACCTGCTCGACGCGTTTGCTGATCGCGCCCTGACCAACGACGACGCCGCCGTGTTGGTCAGTCGACTGGAGACCTGCAAGGCGCAGTTGCCAGACCGGGTCAGACGCTTGCGCAGCGCGCTTGAAAATACCTCGCCGAGCGAAGCTGAGCGGTTGGACTTTCACACCGCGTTCGAGCTGTTGTACCGGCTGATCAGTGAGCTGCTCGATTACGCCCGGACTCACGCATCACTGGCTGATCACACCCATGTGCGAGAGCAGTGGAAAGAATCGTTCGTATCGCGGACTCATTGGTTGACCGCGCTGGCGTCGGGTGTTCGCGCAACCAGTGTGGTCGGGCTGATGAGTGCCTGGTGGGTGCTGACTGCCTGGCCCAGCGGCGCCAGCATGATTCTGGCGTCGGCCGCCACGGTTGCGCTGTCATCGACCACCCACAACCCCAGACGCATGTCCTTTCAGATGGCCTGCGGCACGTTGTTCGGGGCGCTGCTCGGCTTTATCGAAACCTTCTTTCTGTTCCCGCATATCGACGGCTTTGCGCTGTTGTGCATGCTGCTCGCTCCGATCTTCATGTTCGGCGCGTTTCTCGGCTCGCGCCCGCAATGGACGGGATACGGCCTGGGGCTGTTGATCTTTTTCAGCCTTGGATCGGTGCCGGACAACCTGACGGTCTACAACCCTTACACCTTCATCAACGATTACATCGCGATGATCATCGGCATGCTGATCTGTGCGGCGGCGGGCGCGATCATTCTGCCGCCCAACAGCCGCTGGATGTGGCAGCAGTTGGAGCAGGCGCTGCGCAATCAGGTGGTGTTCGCGATCAGTGCGCCGCTGCATCGCCTCGGTTCCAGCTTCGAAAGCCAGACCCGCGACCTGATGCACCAGGCCTACGGCCTGGCCGTCAGCAAGCCACTGGTGCAACGCGCGCTGCTGAGCTGGATGTTCGTGGTACTGGAAATCGGCCACGCGATTATCGAACTGCGCCGCGAGCAGTCTGTGCTACCGATCCATCCCGCTTACGCTGAATACCAGCCCTGGCGTATCACGTTGAGGATCATGGGCCGAGCGTTGGTCCGACTGTTCATCCAGCCCGATACCGTCAACCTGCAACGTTGCCTGTTGGCCGTCGATCAGGCGATCCAGCGGGTGCAGGAAGCCGATGAACCGTTTGCCTCGCACTTCGACACTTCAGTACTGCGGCGGGTGAAAAGCTACCTGCACTTCATCCGCACCTCGCTGCTGGACCCGCAGTCACCGCTGGCTGCCTACGGCCTTGAGCACGCATTTTCAGGATCAGCGCATGCCGCGTGA
- a CDS encoding efflux transporter outer membrane subunit, which produces MPRRIIRGLKPLGILALTLVISGCIGTHGIQPNGSLLPADSLATDQAIQSAAHDARWPKAQWWHAYGDAQLDRWIELTTLGSPSLAIAVARVRQAKAMAGIAESNESLQIQSSASLQRHDWPNDQFYGPGALADTRTWDNNASLGLSYSLDLWGRERNASEQALDLAHVSAAELRQAQLELQENIVRAYIQLALNYARLDIAEAALDQQQQILELAQRRLQGGIGTHFDVSQAETPLPEAHRQIDALEEAIALSRNQLAALAGKGPGQGADLQRPALSLHSELKLPSALPAELLGQRPDVVAARWQVEAQARGIDVARAGFYPDIDLVGSLSYMATGGGMLEFLSGSKLGYKVGPAISLPIFDGGRLRAQLGQASAGYDLAVAHYNQTLLMALRSISDQLIRRASMDKQQVFAARSVASAQKTYDIALIAWQRGLTNYLNVLNARTQLFHQQQIQQQVEAARLNAYAGLVVALGGGLSAGSDLGSW; this is translated from the coding sequence GTGCCGCGTCGCATCATCAGAGGGCTCAAGCCCCTCGGTATTCTGGCTTTGACGCTGGTCATCAGCGGTTGTATCGGAACCCATGGCATCCAACCGAACGGCAGCCTGTTGCCCGCTGACAGCCTGGCAACCGATCAGGCCATCCAGAGCGCTGCGCACGATGCCCGTTGGCCGAAAGCGCAGTGGTGGCATGCTTATGGTGACGCGCAACTGGATCGCTGGATCGAACTTACAACGCTGGGTAGCCCGAGCCTGGCCATCGCTGTGGCACGGGTGCGACAAGCGAAAGCGATGGCGGGCATTGCCGAGTCCAACGAATCGCTGCAGATCCAGAGCAGCGCCAGTCTGCAACGCCATGACTGGCCGAACGATCAGTTTTATGGGCCAGGCGCACTGGCCGATACTCGCACCTGGGACAACAATGCGTCGCTGGGGCTGAGTTACTCGTTGGATCTATGGGGCCGCGAGCGTAATGCCAGCGAGCAGGCGCTCGACCTTGCACACGTGAGCGCTGCCGAGTTGCGTCAGGCACAACTCGAATTACAGGAAAATATCGTCCGCGCCTACATTCAACTGGCCCTGAATTATGCCCGCCTGGACATCGCCGAGGCGGCGCTGGACCAGCAGCAACAGATACTTGAGCTGGCACAACGTCGCCTGCAAGGCGGCATCGGTACGCATTTCGATGTCAGCCAGGCCGAGACCCCCTTGCCCGAAGCTCATCGACAGATCGATGCGCTGGAGGAGGCCATCGCGCTGAGTCGCAATCAACTGGCGGCGCTGGCCGGCAAGGGACCGGGGCAGGGCGCTGACTTGCAGCGGCCTGCCTTGTCGTTGCACAGCGAATTGAAACTGCCTTCGGCACTGCCTGCCGAGCTGCTTGGTCAGAGGCCTGATGTGGTGGCTGCTCGCTGGCAGGTCGAGGCGCAGGCGCGCGGTATCGACGTGGCCCGTGCAGGCTTCTATCCGGACATCGATCTGGTCGGCAGCCTGAGCTACATGGCCACGGGCGGTGGCATGCTGGAATTTCTGAGCGGCAGCAAGCTGGGTTACAAAGTGGGTCCGGCCATCAGCCTGCCGATCTTCGACGGTGGACGATTACGTGCGCAACTGGGGCAGGCGTCGGCCGGTTATGACCTGGCGGTGGCGCATTACAACCAGACGCTGCTAATGGCGCTGCGGAGCATTTCCGATCAGTTGATCCGTCGCGCATCAATGGACAAGCAGCAGGTGTTCGCCGCCCGGTCGGTGGCGTCGGCGCAGAAAACCTATGACATCGCCCTGATTGCCTGGCAACGCGGCCTGACGAATTACCTGAACGTACTCAATGCCCGGACGCAGCTCTTCCATCAACAGCAAATCCAGCAGCAGGTCGAGGCGGCACGATTGAATGCCTATGCCGGGTTGGTAGTGGCGTTGGGTGGAGGGTTGTCGGCAGGCAGCGACCTCGGATCATGGTGA
- a CDS encoding LysR family transcriptional regulator gives MDTLQNMRAFSCVAQAGSFTAAAAVLDTTTANVSRAVSNLEAHLQTRLLNRTTRRIALTEAGKRYLLRCEQILASVEEAEAEASDAHARPAGQLKVHSMPGVGQHYVIDAIARYRRNHPDVAFDLTMTHRVPDLLEEGFDVSIVLASELADSGFVSQRLGITYSIVCASPEYVRTFGMAHKPADLLNHACLRLVSPVFPLEKWLFDGPDGQEMVTINSSPLLVNSADAMKTAISSGMGIGILPIYSAIDGLRNGTLVRVLSDYRSQELNLYAIYPSRQYLDAKIRTWVEYLRGSLPEILAADEADLHVQALKASS, from the coding sequence ATGGACACCCTGCAAAACATGCGTGCCTTCAGCTGTGTGGCGCAAGCGGGCAGCTTCACCGCTGCCGCTGCCGTGCTCGACACCACCACGGCCAACGTCTCGCGCGCTGTCTCCAACCTCGAGGCGCACCTGCAGACCCGCCTGCTCAACCGTACCACCCGGCGCATCGCGCTCACTGAGGCAGGCAAACGCTATTTACTGCGCTGCGAGCAGATTCTCGCCTCGGTGGAAGAAGCCGAGGCCGAAGCCAGCGACGCCCACGCGCGCCCGGCCGGGCAACTCAAGGTGCATTCGATGCCGGGTGTCGGCCAGCACTACGTGATCGATGCCATTGCCCGCTATCGCCGCAATCACCCTGACGTCGCATTCGACCTGACCATGACGCACCGCGTCCCGGACTTGCTCGAAGAAGGCTTTGACGTGTCGATCGTGCTGGCCAGCGAACTGGCAGACTCGGGCTTTGTGTCACAACGCCTGGGCATCACCTATAGCATCGTTTGCGCCTCACCCGAGTACGTCAGGACGTTCGGCATGGCACACAAACCCGCCGACCTGCTGAACCATGCATGCCTGCGTTTGGTGAGCCCGGTGTTCCCGCTGGAAAAGTGGCTGTTCGACGGCCCGGATGGTCAGGAAATGGTCACCATCAACAGCTCGCCCTTGCTGGTCAATTCGGCGGACGCGATGAAAACGGCTATCTCCAGCGGCATGGGCATCGGCATTCTGCCGATCTATTCGGCCATCGACGGTCTGCGCAACGGCACCCTGGTACGTGTGCTGTCCGATTACCGCTCGCAGGAGCTGAACCTGTACGCCATCTACCCGTCGCGTCAGTATCTGGATGCAAAGATCAGAACCTGGGTCGAATACCTGCGTGGCTCACTGCCGGAAATCCTCGCGGCCGACGAAGCCGATCTGCACGTGCAGGCACTCAAGGCCTCTTCCTGA
- a CDS encoding 2-hydroxyacid dehydrogenase, which produces MKKTVLAFSRVSPEMAERLSQDFNVIVPNSKKGDINAQFDEALPESHGLIGAGRKLGREQLEHAAKLEVVSSISVGYDNYDVGYLSERGILLTNTPDVLTETTADLGFTLIMSSARRVAELDAFTKAGQWTRSIEAPQFGTDVYGKTLGIVGMGNIGAAIARRGRLGFNMPILYSGNSRKTELEQELGAQFRSLDQLLAEADFVCLVVPLSEKTKHLIGRRELGLMKPGAILINIARGPIVDEPALIEALQNGTLRGAGLDVYEKEPLSESPLFQLKNAVTLPHVGSATTETRQAMADRAYHNLRSALLGERPQDLVNPQVWKG; this is translated from the coding sequence ATGAAAAAAACCGTACTCGCCTTCAGCCGTGTTTCTCCTGAAATGGCTGAGCGTCTGTCGCAAGACTTCAACGTGATCGTGCCCAACTCCAAAAAGGGTGACATCAATGCCCAGTTCGACGAAGCCCTGCCCGAGTCCCACGGGCTGATCGGCGCGGGTCGCAAGCTGGGTCGCGAACAGTTGGAACACGCTGCGAAACTGGAGGTGGTGTCGAGCATTTCGGTGGGCTACGACAACTACGATGTCGGTTACCTCAGCGAGCGCGGCATTCTGCTCACCAATACCCCGGACGTGTTGACCGAAACCACCGCGGACCTGGGTTTCACCCTGATCATGAGCAGCGCCCGCCGCGTCGCGGAACTGGACGCCTTCACCAAGGCCGGACAGTGGACCCGCAGCATCGAAGCGCCGCAGTTCGGCACCGACGTTTACGGCAAGACGCTGGGTATCGTCGGCATGGGCAATATCGGCGCGGCGATTGCGCGACGTGGTCGTCTGGGCTTCAACATGCCGATCCTGTACAGCGGCAACAGCCGCAAGACCGAACTTGAACAGGAACTGGGCGCGCAATTTCGCAGCCTGGATCAACTGCTCGCCGAGGCGGATTTCGTTTGCCTGGTCGTGCCGTTGAGCGAGAAGACCAAACACCTGATAGGCCGTCGCGAGTTGGGCCTGATGAAGCCCGGCGCGATTCTGATCAACATCGCCCGCGGCCCGATTGTCGACGAGCCGGCACTGATTGAAGCCTTGCAGAACGGCACCCTTCGCGGCGCCGGCCTGGACGTATACGAAAAAGAGCCGCTGAGCGAGTCGCCGCTGTTCCAGCTCAAGAACGCCGTCACCCTGCCCCACGTCGGCTCGGCAACCACCGAAACCCGCCAGGCTATGGCCGATCGCGCCTACCACAACCTGCGCAGTGCGCTACTGGGCGAGCGACCGCAGGATCTGGTCAACCCTCAAGTGTGGAAAGGCTGA
- a CDS encoding DMT family transporter yields the protein MNLSLYLLTVLIWGTTWIALKLQLGDVAIPVSIVYRFALAALVLFAFLLLTKRLQPVNRRGQLICLAQGVCLFCVNFMCFYTASQWIPSGLIAVVFSTSTLWNALNARVFFRQKIAGNVLAGGAMGLLGLACLFWPELSGHSASRETLLGLGLALLGTLCFSAGNMLSSLQQKAGLRPLTTNAWGMFYGASILAVYCVLSGTPFTFEWNTRYIGSLLYLVIPGSVIAFTAYLTLVGRMGPERAAYCTVLFPIVALNISTWVEGYQWTLPALLGLVLVMVGNVLVFRKARPVAVLVVGKLA from the coding sequence ATGAACCTCTCGCTTTATCTGCTGACCGTGCTGATCTGGGGTACGACCTGGATCGCCCTGAAACTGCAACTCGGCGACGTCGCCATCCCGGTCTCCATCGTCTACCGCTTTGCCTTGGCGGCCTTGGTGCTGTTCGCGTTTCTACTGCTGACCAAGCGCCTGCAACCGGTCAATCGTCGCGGCCAGTTGATCTGTCTGGCGCAAGGCGTGTGCCTGTTTTGCGTCAACTTCATGTGCTTCTACACCGCCAGTCAATGGATACCCAGCGGCCTGATTGCCGTGGTGTTCTCTACGTCGACCTTATGGAATGCGCTGAACGCACGGGTGTTCTTTCGTCAGAAAATCGCTGGCAATGTACTGGCCGGTGGGGCGATGGGCCTGCTGGGGCTGGCCTGTCTGTTCTGGCCTGAGCTGTCCGGGCACAGTGCCAGCCGCGAAACCCTGCTCGGTCTGGGCCTGGCGTTGCTGGGTACGTTGTGTTTCTCGGCGGGCAATATGCTGTCGAGCCTGCAACAGAAAGCCGGTCTGCGTCCGCTGACCACCAACGCGTGGGGGATGTTCTACGGAGCGAGCATCCTCGCTGTCTACTGCGTGCTGAGCGGCACGCCGTTCACGTTCGAGTGGAACACCCGCTATATCGGGTCGCTGCTGTATCTGGTCATCCCCGGCTCGGTGATTGCCTTCACCGCTTACCTGACTCTGGTCGGGCGAATGGGGCCGGAGCGCGCAGCGTACTGCACGGTGTTGTTCCCGATAGTGGCGCTGAACATCTCGACCTGGGTCGAAGGTTATCAATGGACCTTGCCTGCCTTGCTAGGGCTTGTGCTGGTGATGGTCGGCAACGTGCTGGTGTTCAGAAAAGCCAGGCCAGTCGCTGTTTTAGTCGTCGGCAAGCTGGCCTGA
- a CDS encoding AraC family transcriptional regulator: MPAIESIQVFQALNSSPNANLEQSAPLGDGLVAAQWNNRHDSQEYHAPTHHTLSCYIADGTGTFRRGQPDRKGAPGKLCILPAGHESAWVVNGEIRLAHLYFSPEHFALGCVTLLDREPREMQLRENTFLEDPEQATRFQQLIRLNWAEPGERLLTSSLAHEMVSHALLSQAGMREGLRLKGGLAPHLRRQLVEFIEMHLADPLSLGQLAGLCALSEYHFARMFRESFGLPPHQYLLARRIEQARRLLRQTATPLGEIALACGFASASHFSNRFRQAVGATPGEYRLALGSVRP; encoded by the coding sequence ATGCCCGCCATTGAATCCATCCAGGTCTTTCAGGCCTTGAACAGTTCACCCAATGCCAATCTGGAGCAGAGCGCGCCGCTGGGCGACGGACTGGTGGCCGCGCAGTGGAACAACCGGCATGACTCACAGGAATATCACGCACCGACTCACCATACGCTGTCGTGCTACATCGCCGACGGCACCGGTACTTTTCGGCGCGGCCAGCCTGACCGGAAAGGCGCGCCGGGCAAGCTCTGCATATTGCCCGCAGGCCATGAGTCGGCCTGGGTGGTGAATGGCGAGATTCGTCTGGCGCACCTGTATTTCAGCCCGGAACACTTTGCGCTGGGCTGCGTCACGCTGCTGGATCGCGAGCCGCGCGAGATGCAGTTGCGTGAAAACACCTTTCTGGAAGACCCTGAACAAGCAACGCGCTTCCAGCAGTTGATCCGCCTGAACTGGGCCGAGCCCGGCGAACGTCTGCTGACCAGCAGTCTGGCCCACGAAATGGTCAGCCATGCGTTGCTCAGCCAGGCAGGAATGCGCGAAGGCTTGCGCCTGAAAGGCGGGTTGGCGCCGCATTTACGGCGTCAGTTGGTCGAGTTCATCGAAATGCACCTGGCTGACCCGCTGAGCCTCGGGCAACTGGCGGGACTGTGTGCGCTTTCGGAATACCACTTCGCCCGCATGTTCCGTGAAAGCTTCGGCTTGCCGCCCCATCAGTACCTGCTGGCCCGACGGATCGAGCAGGCTCGCCGGTTGCTGCGCCAGACCGCCACGCCCCTCGGTGAGATCGCGCTGGCCTGCGGTTTTGCCAGCGCCAGCCACTTCAGCAACCGGTTCCGTCAGGCCGTGGGCGCAACGCCCGGTGAATATAGACTGGCGTTGGGGTCAGTTCGGCCCTGA
- a CDS encoding sigma-70 family RNA polymerase sigma factor, translated as MHTAHSALNHTVEGLYEAHNAWLTTWLRRRLGCPHNAADLAQDTFIKVLGARDTAQIIEPRAFLTTIAKRVLSNHYRRQDLERAYYQALSELPESVAPSEEERAIILETLVELDQLLDGLPALVKRAFLMSQVDGLSHGQIAAELGISIATVKRHLSKAALRCYFAL; from the coding sequence ATGCACACCGCCCATTCCGCTCTCAATCACACTGTCGAAGGCCTTTATGAGGCACACAACGCCTGGCTGACGACCTGGTTGCGGCGCAGGCTCGGCTGCCCTCACAACGCGGCGGATCTGGCGCAGGACACGTTCATAAAGGTGCTGGGCGCACGTGATACTGCGCAGATCATCGAACCCCGTGCATTCCTGACCACTATTGCCAAGCGCGTGTTGAGCAATCATTACCGGCGTCAGGATCTGGAACGCGCCTATTACCAGGCGCTGTCTGAACTGCCGGAAAGCGTGGCGCCCTCGGAAGAAGAACGGGCGATCATCCTCGAAACCCTGGTAGAGCTGGATCAGTTGCTGGACGGCCTGCCGGCGCTGGTCAAACGCGCCTTCCTGATGTCGCAGGTTGACGGCCTCAGCCACGGCCAGATAGCCGCCGAGCTGGGGATCTCCATCGCGACAGTCAAACGCCACCTGAGCAAGGCCGCGCTGCGCTGCTACTTCGCGTTATGA
- a CDS encoding FecR domain-containing protein — protein MNPTGDSLNRSDISPAVAQQAVNWLLEMQEGTLDSRRQHAWQLWLNGNSEHQRAWAHMQRVNQRLSGLSSPLAHAALNAPKSNSRRHVLKLLLLLGAGSAAGWSLREQIALQPLLADYNSGVGEQRKVALSDGSQVQLNTASAVDVGFDTQQRPIRLLQGEILMTASADQRPLNLLSAEGTVRASTGTSRFNLRQLQGRTQLAVFAGAIEIAPANRTGPGLMLRASQQVTFSRDAWDTVRPLDAGSGAWAEGMLVASRMKLSDFLTELGRYRRGRLNCDAKVASLLISGSYPLADSERILDMLELALPVRVQRFTRYWVNVQARV, from the coding sequence ATGAACCCGACCGGCGATTCTCTGAACAGATCCGATATCTCGCCTGCCGTGGCGCAGCAAGCGGTCAACTGGCTGCTGGAAATGCAGGAAGGCACGCTCGACTCTCGCCGACAGCACGCCTGGCAGCTGTGGCTCAACGGCAATTCCGAACATCAGCGGGCCTGGGCGCATATGCAGCGGGTCAATCAGCGCCTGAGCGGGCTGTCCTCGCCGTTGGCACACGCGGCCCTCAATGCGCCGAAATCCAACAGCCGTCGGCATGTCCTGAAACTGCTGTTGCTGCTGGGCGCGGGCTCGGCGGCAGGCTGGAGCCTGCGCGAGCAAATCGCCCTGCAACCGTTACTGGCCGACTACAACAGCGGCGTGGGCGAACAGCGCAAGGTGGCGCTGAGCGATGGCAGCCAGGTGCAATTGAATACAGCCAGCGCCGTGGATGTAGGCTTCGATACGCAGCAGCGTCCTATCCGGCTGCTGCAAGGCGAAATCCTCATGACCGCTTCGGCGGATCAGCGCCCGTTAAACCTGCTGAGCGCTGAAGGTACGGTGAGAGCCTCGACGGGAACCAGCCGCTTCAACCTGCGCCAGTTGCAGGGGCGCACGCAACTGGCGGTGTTCGCCGGGGCTATCGAAATAGCGCCCGCCAACAGAACCGGGCCGGGCCTGATGCTGCGGGCGAGCCAGCAAGTGACGTTCAGTCGTGATGCCTGGGACACCGTGCGCCCGCTGGATGCAGGCAGTGGTGCGTGGGCCGAAGGGATGCTGGTGGCATCGCGCATGAAGCTCTCGGACTTTCTGACCGAGCTGGGTCGCTACCGACGCGGCCGTTTGAACTGTGACGCAAAAGTGGCCAGCCTGTTGATCTCTGGCAGCTATCCATTGGCCGACAGCGAACGCATCCTCGACATGCTCGAACTCGCCCTCCCAGTACGCGTGCAGCGCTTTACCCGCTATTGGGTAAACGTGCAGGCGCGGGTCTGA